The segment CTCTTATCCTTTTTATCAAGGTTGAATACTTGAATTCTCTTCATAGCCTAAGGAAGTCCAAATATGAAGCCAAATGCGGTCACAAATAGTACACAGCAAGTCACAGGGTAGTTCCCGTAAGTCGTTGGTTAGATATCTGGTGTCTTTTTAatgaagcaaacaaagaTAACACTCGGTCTGCCTGGAGCTAGAAAACAGACACATACAAGCAGAACTTCGATGGGGAAACTGGCCAGTAATTCCGACGGCGTGTTATATTCCGTCTTCCGCTGAGAGGCCTGGAAGATAGTAAGGTACAATCATTCCGCGAGACCGTACGGATAAATATTACACGGAATTAACCAGACGAAGCAACGTCTCATTTATTCCCGAAAACGATGTTTCTCAGAGTACAACCCTGCCACAATGGAAGCTTGCTGGTTCATCAGAGGCGCCCACATTAGATAGAAGAAAGGAAATGGCCTGACTTCTGGATAAGAAGCTGAGTGGCGACAAACCGAAATGCCAAACATTCTCCATCAGTCTCCTTTTGACTATGTTCACTCGTTCATGTTTATTCACCCTTGTTAACCCGAACAATGCGCTGAGTGGTAGTAATGGTCTTGTGGAACCTATACGGCTTGATCTTTCGCTCGAAAAGCTCGTCGAGTTCGGCGGCAGTTGGACTAGTGTAATATCAGTATCAGATTCACCCTTGAAAGAAGTAGTGTGTGTAAAACATACCCAGATGTCTCAGGGATCAGGAACCACATGGCCAAGGTAAATGGCGCTCCTAGACCGGCGAAGAACCAGCTGGTCTTGAGACCCCAGTTCCACTGATGGGCGTTGATCATATAAGG is part of the Fusarium oxysporum Fo47 chromosome VII, complete sequence genome and harbors:
- a CDS encoding uncharacterized protein (expressed protein), translating into GATGWGFIGEISSQRLRPYTAGFAAAATCVIGIVFGVLIPYMINAHQWNWGLKTSWFFAGLGAPFTLAMWFLIPETSGPTAAELDELFERKIKPYRFHKTITTTQRIVRVNKGE